In a genomic window of Gigantopelta aegis isolate Gae_Host chromosome 9, Gae_host_genome, whole genome shotgun sequence:
- the LOC121380535 gene encoding uncharacterized protein LOC121380535 isoform X2 has product MGQSGSAQIETLTHTQQASPLPVKKAPPPRPASPPPRPAPIQRTPSYVIPENLVMPGGILPKKKLKPVSQEISKIYPEFAEIFPSRDDDEDWSNSLDVSMETSSSGDSEKENSARTKENILESNSKEIVEASTLPRTSKDSHMTGSQQVVGGSQNGHQGTHANVGLKRSNSLDRTPASALGKGHRRNQSVTTRSLMNEQNTIFEDPREHLYDHWRKDPYTNPLPSVVSLPVKNNFDIDISYNMTYAQLAEYRRKTNLEELEKSTGINLNQLSEELNSSKEVSPFDRQFLRASSRSTSTASSDAGVSKRKKKRAPPPPQSASNGDLNSEPPADYDVDDLSPRSLPERLYLRKSSISSMISTTSSKARMAPPPPNASTSSSITTLPSKAVQNNVSAITTKVDTLPEKMESSSDKTKESPEQDAIDKLDALINLPESPDNTGTEQKSNTVENVNTDSNESINKADDTNAEMLSVTDSESPNKEDNTCAEDRLNSLVQKQDTDDESENEKPKLSPPSEKPKSPQDLFKEQLAKAYEERQERNKLLLEKKKQKQDTAQLSEQKQEEAVNLLKKMSRDLDKKWLAEFRHTSSTGEEQTSDKEMDEEASESSSLRIFSDEWTPEHDLDSDDDIDDRIVTNLTKTTPEGFKSSIIPAKVRDLKGQEKKKNGKYIRRKSDSSGDDKHRYGSIRKFKYNIRKSVQNAFGSISRASGKLLKTKSQDLLDESEDPTSSSNWQLAPEKEVDSTNNGKTRKDSQGITRASNYEVEEASEDESEDSDEELEDPEDERLKESSGQMKQMGLAYVTGHKQVVLLPEFETVRLDKKGNIIDSVDEENNWAPKIFKKKKKFTYASTIRQKEKEKIDEMVSEKIREKEQQIEFERRRQFEMEKEFHRLRALENQEQLQRLQSAHMQQQLHALQQQQLHALQQQQQQQQAFGGMSLSAPALPAPNGMQDLNGFGTNMLNPAGYGQHQAIAPVSVMGQSMASASFPQNVNMPFMNPPNMNGNLSNMGSYDISYLSNVMKMNGIQPPSTTQQWAYLLSSVNIPSAPFEVLQGKTMSVGGAGPGPDLSTVFPATSFEGAQAEYCQKRQLMDYLPKGSIDPREQSKYTGFLDEFQRGAKTERLQELQPQPPLSEKPKLKSNPVYYSSDEDDLTNGLSPARTSMVACIKVGDHREIPMVAKSKSCDINSNTHTEALMVNGHVGNSHGASNKVYGPLGFKPVSFISNSNVCFSHL; this is encoded by the exons ATGGGACAGTCTGGCAGTGCTCAGATCGAGACCCTCACCCACACCCAGCAGGCTTCCCCCCTCCCTGTGAAGAAGGCTCCTCCCCCACGGCCTGCATCTCCACCACCTCGTCCTGCACCCATCCAGAGGACTCCAAGCTATGTCATTCCAGAAAATCTTGTTATGCCAGGAGGAATATTGCCAAAGAAAAAACTTAAACCTGTATCGCAGGAAATATCAAAAATATATCCTGAATTTGCAGAAATATTTCCTTCAagagatgatgatgaagacTGGTCAAACTCACTGGATGTATCCATGGAAACATCATCAAGTGGAGATAGTGAGAAGGAAAATTCTGCTAGAACAAAAGAGAATATTTTAGAGAGTAACAGTAAAGAGATTGTGGAAGCCAGTACACTTCCCAGAACCAGCAAAGATAGTCACATGACTGGAAGTCAGCAAGTAGTTGGAGGTTCACAAAATGGACATCAAGGAACCCATGCAAATGTTGGTCTGAAGCGGTCAAACTCTCTTGATAGAACACCTGCTTCTGCTCTGGGCAAGGGCCACAGGAGAAATCAATCAGTTACAACAAGAAGTCTTATGAATGAACAAAACACAATCTTTGAAGACCCAAGGGAACACTTGTATGACCATTGGCGAAAAGATCCATACACAAATCCCTTGCCCAGTGTTGTGTCCCTTCCAGTTAAGAATAATTTCGACATTGACATTTCTTACAACATGACGTATGCCCAGCTAGCAGAATACAGGAGAAAAACTAATCTGGAGGAGCTTGAGAAAAGCACTGGCATAAACCTCAACCAGCTTAGTGAGGAGCTGAATTCCAGCAAGGAGGTTTCTCCTTTTGACAGACAGTTCTTGCGAGCATCTTCACGGAGCACCAGTACAGCAAGTTCAGACGCCGGTGTGAGCAAGCGCAAAAAGAAACGAGCACCTCCACCACCACAGTCTGCAAGTAATGGAGACCTGAACAGTGAACCCCCTGCAGATTATGATGTGGATGACCTGTCTCCCAGAAGTCTTCCAGAAAGACTTTACCTGCGGAAATCATCCATATCATCAATGATTTCCACAACCAGCAGCAAAGCTAGGATGGCACCTCCACCTCCTAATGCTTCCACATCATCTTCCATTACTACTCTTCCATCAAAAGCTGTGCAGAACAATGTTAGTGCCATAACAACAAAGGTAGACACCTTGCCAGAGAAAATGGAAAGTTCATCAGATAAAACTAAAGAGTCACCAGAGCAAGATGCTATTGATAAACTGGATGCCTTAATAAACTTACCAGAATCTCCAGACAATACTGGTACAGAGCAGAAATCAAATACTGTAGAAAATGTGAACACTGATAGCAATGAGTCTATAAATAAAGCAGATGATACAAATGCTGAAATGCTTTCAGTCACAGACAGTGAAAGCCCAAATAAGGAAGATAATACGTGTGCAGAGGACCGTTTGAATTCTCTTGTACAGAAACAGGATACTGATGATGAGTCTGAAAATGAGAAACCAAAATTATCTCCACCTTCAGAAAAGCCTAAGAGTCCACAGGATTTGTTTAAGGAACAACTAGCAAAGGCTTATGAAGAGAGACAAGAACGAAACAAACTGCTACTGGAaaagaaaaagcaaaaacaGGACACAGCACAATTGTCTGAACAAAAGCAAGAAGAAGCTGTCAATCTTTTGAAAAAAATGAGCAGAGATCTAGACAAGAAATGGCTTGCTGAATTTCGACACACGTCATCAACAGGAGAAGAGCAAACATCAGACAAGGAGATGGATGAAGAGGCAAGTGAATCAAGTAGTCTGAGAATCTTTTCGGATGAGTGGACCCCTGAACACGACCTTGACtctgatgatgacattgatgaTCGTATTGTGACAAACTTGACCAAGACCACACCTGAAGGATTTAAGTCATCAATAATTCCAGCAAAGGTTCGTGACCTAAAAGGtcaggagaagaagaaaaatggcAAATACATTCGCAGAAAATCTGACTCTTCAGGTGATGACAAGCACAGATACGGTAGCATAAGAAAGTTTAAATATAATATCCGCAAAAGTGTTCAGAATGCATTTGGATCGATTAGTCGTGCTTCTGGAAAACTCTTGAAAACTAAATCACAAGACTTGCTGGATGAGTCGGAAGATCCTACTTCATCCTCAAACTGGCAGTTGGCACCTGAAAAGGAAGTAGATTCTACCAACAATGGCAAAACCAGAAAGGATAGTCAAGGTATAACCAG AGCATCCAATTATGAGGTTGAAGAGGCTAGTGAGGATGAGTCTGAAGATTCAGATGAGGAGCTGGAGGATCCAGAGGATGAGAGACTGAAGGAGTCATCTGGACAAATGAAGCAAATGGGACTGGCATACGTCACGGGCCACAAACAAGTTGTACTGCTGCCTGAATTCGAAACAGTCAGACTGgataaaaaaggaaatattattGATTCTGTAGATGAGGAAAATAACTGGGCACCAAAGATtttcaagaaaaagaaaaagtttacATATGCATCAACTATTCGtcaaaaggaaaaggaaaaaatAGATGAAATGGTCTCAGAAAAAATCCGCGAAAAAGAGCAGCAAATTGAGTTTGAACGCAGACGTCAGTTTGAAATGGAGAAGGAATTCCACAGATTAAGAGCTCTAGAAAATCAGGAGCAACTACAACGTTTACAGTCCGCACACATGCAGCAGCAGCTACATGCACTACAGCAGCAACAGCTACATGCActacagcagcagcagcagcaacaacaagcATTTGGTGGAATGTCACTGTCTGCACCAGCTTTGCCTGCACCCAATGGTATGCAAGACCTGAATGGATTTGGAACAAATATGCTGAACCCTGCTGGGTATGGTCAGCATCAAGCTATTGCACCTGTCAGTGTCATGGGGCAGAGTATGGCATCTGCTTCTTTTCCACAGAATGTCAACATGCCTTTCATGAATCCTCCAAACATGAATGGGAATCTTTCCAATATGGGTTCCTACGACATCAGCTACCTCAGCAATGTGATGAAGATGAACGGCATCCAGCCACCATCGACCACCCAGCAGTGGGCCTACCTGCTGAGCTCTGTAAATATTCCTTCGGCTCCATTCGAAGTTCTCCAGGGCAAGACGATGTCGGTTGGAGGTGCAGGACCAGGGCCAGATCTGTCAACGGTCTTCCCAGCCACATCATTTGAAGGTGCCCAGGCTGAATATTGCCAGAAAAGACAGCTAATGGACTATCTTCCCAAAGGATCCATTGATCCTAGAGAACAGTCTAAGTATACAGGATTCTTGGACGAGTTTCAGCGTGGAGCAAAGACTGAACGGTTACAGGAACTGCAGCCACAACCACCTCTCTCAGAGAAGCCAAAGTTGAAATCAAATCCAGTGTATTATTCTAGTGATGAGGATGACTTGACCAATGGACTATCTCCTGCCAGGACTAGCATGGTGGCTTGTATTAAGGTGGGCGACCACCGGGAGATTCCCATGGTGGCCAAGAGTAAATCTTGTGACATAAATTCAAATACACACACTGAAGCACTGATGGTTAATGGCCATGTTGGAAATTCTCATGGTGCATCAAACAAAGTGTATGGACCCCTCGGATTCAAGCCAGTGTCATTCATTTCAAATTCAAA CGTGTGTTTTAGTCACCTATAA
- the LOC121380535 gene encoding uncharacterized protein LOC121380535 isoform X1, with the protein MGQSGSAQIETLTHTQQASPLPVKKAPPPRPASPPPRPAPIQRTPSYVIPENLVMPGGILPKKKLKPVSQEISKIYPEFAEIFPSRDDDEDWSNSLDVSMETSSSGDSEKENSARTKENILESNSKEIVEASTLPRTSKDSHMTGSQQVVGGSQNGHQGTHANVGLKRSNSLDRTPASALGKGHRRNQSVTTRSLMNEQNTIFEDPREHLYDHWRKDPYTNPLPSVVSLPVKNNFDIDISYNMTYAQLAEYRRKTNLEELEKSTGINLNQLSEELNSSKEVSPFDRQFLRASSRSTSTASSDAGVSKRKKKRAPPPPQSASNGDLNSEPPADYDVDDLSPRSLPERLYLRKSSISSMISTTSSKARMAPPPPNASTSSSITTLPSKAVQNNVSAITTKVDTLPEKMESSSDKTKESPEQDAIDKLDALINLPESPDNTGTEQKSNTVENVNTDSNESINKADDTNAEMLSVTDSESPNKEDNTCAEDRLNSLVQKQDTDDESENEKPKLSPPSEKPKSPQDLFKEQLAKAYEERQERNKLLLEKKKQKQDTAQLSEQKQEEAVNLLKKMSRDLDKKWLAEFRHTSSTGEEQTSDKEMDEEASESSSLRIFSDEWTPEHDLDSDDDIDDRIVTNLTKTTPEGFKSSIIPAKVRDLKGQEKKKNGKYIRRKSDSSGDDKHRYGSIRKFKYNIRKSVQNAFGSISRASGKLLKTKSQDLLDESEDPTSSSNWQLAPEKEVDSTNNGKTRKDSQGITRASNYEVEEASEDESEDSDEELEDPEDERLKESSGQMKQMGLAYVTGHKQVVLLPEFETVRLDKKGNIIDSVDEENNWAPKIFKKKKKFTYASTIRQKEKEKIDEMVSEKIREKEQQIEFERRRQFEMEKEFHRLRALENQEQLQRLQSAHMQQQLHALQQQQLHALQQQQQQQQAFGGMSLSAPALPAPNGMQDLNGFGTNMLNPAGYGQHQAIAPVSVMGQSMASASFPQNVNMPFMNPPNMNGNLSNMGSYDISYLSNVMKMNGIQPPSTTQQWAYLLSSVNIPSAPFEVLQGKTMSVGGAGPGPDLSTVFPATSFEGAQAEYCQKRQLMDYLPKGSIDPREQSKYTGFLDEFQRGAKTERLQELQPQPPLSEKPKLKSNPVYYSSDEDDLTNGLSPARTSMVACIKVGDHREIPMVAKSKSCDINSNTHTEALMVNGHVGNSHGASNKVYGPLGFKPVSFISNSNSHGDDDSSSGADR; encoded by the exons ATGGGACAGTCTGGCAGTGCTCAGATCGAGACCCTCACCCACACCCAGCAGGCTTCCCCCCTCCCTGTGAAGAAGGCTCCTCCCCCACGGCCTGCATCTCCACCACCTCGTCCTGCACCCATCCAGAGGACTCCAAGCTATGTCATTCCAGAAAATCTTGTTATGCCAGGAGGAATATTGCCAAAGAAAAAACTTAAACCTGTATCGCAGGAAATATCAAAAATATATCCTGAATTTGCAGAAATATTTCCTTCAagagatgatgatgaagacTGGTCAAACTCACTGGATGTATCCATGGAAACATCATCAAGTGGAGATAGTGAGAAGGAAAATTCTGCTAGAACAAAAGAGAATATTTTAGAGAGTAACAGTAAAGAGATTGTGGAAGCCAGTACACTTCCCAGAACCAGCAAAGATAGTCACATGACTGGAAGTCAGCAAGTAGTTGGAGGTTCACAAAATGGACATCAAGGAACCCATGCAAATGTTGGTCTGAAGCGGTCAAACTCTCTTGATAGAACACCTGCTTCTGCTCTGGGCAAGGGCCACAGGAGAAATCAATCAGTTACAACAAGAAGTCTTATGAATGAACAAAACACAATCTTTGAAGACCCAAGGGAACACTTGTATGACCATTGGCGAAAAGATCCATACACAAATCCCTTGCCCAGTGTTGTGTCCCTTCCAGTTAAGAATAATTTCGACATTGACATTTCTTACAACATGACGTATGCCCAGCTAGCAGAATACAGGAGAAAAACTAATCTGGAGGAGCTTGAGAAAAGCACTGGCATAAACCTCAACCAGCTTAGTGAGGAGCTGAATTCCAGCAAGGAGGTTTCTCCTTTTGACAGACAGTTCTTGCGAGCATCTTCACGGAGCACCAGTACAGCAAGTTCAGACGCCGGTGTGAGCAAGCGCAAAAAGAAACGAGCACCTCCACCACCACAGTCTGCAAGTAATGGAGACCTGAACAGTGAACCCCCTGCAGATTATGATGTGGATGACCTGTCTCCCAGAAGTCTTCCAGAAAGACTTTACCTGCGGAAATCATCCATATCATCAATGATTTCCACAACCAGCAGCAAAGCTAGGATGGCACCTCCACCTCCTAATGCTTCCACATCATCTTCCATTACTACTCTTCCATCAAAAGCTGTGCAGAACAATGTTAGTGCCATAACAACAAAGGTAGACACCTTGCCAGAGAAAATGGAAAGTTCATCAGATAAAACTAAAGAGTCACCAGAGCAAGATGCTATTGATAAACTGGATGCCTTAATAAACTTACCAGAATCTCCAGACAATACTGGTACAGAGCAGAAATCAAATACTGTAGAAAATGTGAACACTGATAGCAATGAGTCTATAAATAAAGCAGATGATACAAATGCTGAAATGCTTTCAGTCACAGACAGTGAAAGCCCAAATAAGGAAGATAATACGTGTGCAGAGGACCGTTTGAATTCTCTTGTACAGAAACAGGATACTGATGATGAGTCTGAAAATGAGAAACCAAAATTATCTCCACCTTCAGAAAAGCCTAAGAGTCCACAGGATTTGTTTAAGGAACAACTAGCAAAGGCTTATGAAGAGAGACAAGAACGAAACAAACTGCTACTGGAaaagaaaaagcaaaaacaGGACACAGCACAATTGTCTGAACAAAAGCAAGAAGAAGCTGTCAATCTTTTGAAAAAAATGAGCAGAGATCTAGACAAGAAATGGCTTGCTGAATTTCGACACACGTCATCAACAGGAGAAGAGCAAACATCAGACAAGGAGATGGATGAAGAGGCAAGTGAATCAAGTAGTCTGAGAATCTTTTCGGATGAGTGGACCCCTGAACACGACCTTGACtctgatgatgacattgatgaTCGTATTGTGACAAACTTGACCAAGACCACACCTGAAGGATTTAAGTCATCAATAATTCCAGCAAAGGTTCGTGACCTAAAAGGtcaggagaagaagaaaaatggcAAATACATTCGCAGAAAATCTGACTCTTCAGGTGATGACAAGCACAGATACGGTAGCATAAGAAAGTTTAAATATAATATCCGCAAAAGTGTTCAGAATGCATTTGGATCGATTAGTCGTGCTTCTGGAAAACTCTTGAAAACTAAATCACAAGACTTGCTGGATGAGTCGGAAGATCCTACTTCATCCTCAAACTGGCAGTTGGCACCTGAAAAGGAAGTAGATTCTACCAACAATGGCAAAACCAGAAAGGATAGTCAAGGTATAACCAG AGCATCCAATTATGAGGTTGAAGAGGCTAGTGAGGATGAGTCTGAAGATTCAGATGAGGAGCTGGAGGATCCAGAGGATGAGAGACTGAAGGAGTCATCTGGACAAATGAAGCAAATGGGACTGGCATACGTCACGGGCCACAAACAAGTTGTACTGCTGCCTGAATTCGAAACAGTCAGACTGgataaaaaaggaaatattattGATTCTGTAGATGAGGAAAATAACTGGGCACCAAAGATtttcaagaaaaagaaaaagtttacATATGCATCAACTATTCGtcaaaaggaaaaggaaaaaatAGATGAAATGGTCTCAGAAAAAATCCGCGAAAAAGAGCAGCAAATTGAGTTTGAACGCAGACGTCAGTTTGAAATGGAGAAGGAATTCCACAGATTAAGAGCTCTAGAAAATCAGGAGCAACTACAACGTTTACAGTCCGCACACATGCAGCAGCAGCTACATGCACTACAGCAGCAACAGCTACATGCActacagcagcagcagcagcaacaacaagcATTTGGTGGAATGTCACTGTCTGCACCAGCTTTGCCTGCACCCAATGGTATGCAAGACCTGAATGGATTTGGAACAAATATGCTGAACCCTGCTGGGTATGGTCAGCATCAAGCTATTGCACCTGTCAGTGTCATGGGGCAGAGTATGGCATCTGCTTCTTTTCCACAGAATGTCAACATGCCTTTCATGAATCCTCCAAACATGAATGGGAATCTTTCCAATATGGGTTCCTACGACATCAGCTACCTCAGCAATGTGATGAAGATGAACGGCATCCAGCCACCATCGACCACCCAGCAGTGGGCCTACCTGCTGAGCTCTGTAAATATTCCTTCGGCTCCATTCGAAGTTCTCCAGGGCAAGACGATGTCGGTTGGAGGTGCAGGACCAGGGCCAGATCTGTCAACGGTCTTCCCAGCCACATCATTTGAAGGTGCCCAGGCTGAATATTGCCAGAAAAGACAGCTAATGGACTATCTTCCCAAAGGATCCATTGATCCTAGAGAACAGTCTAAGTATACAGGATTCTTGGACGAGTTTCAGCGTGGAGCAAAGACTGAACGGTTACAGGAACTGCAGCCACAACCACCTCTCTCAGAGAAGCCAAAGTTGAAATCAAATCCAGTGTATTATTCTAGTGATGAGGATGACTTGACCAATGGACTATCTCCTGCCAGGACTAGCATGGTGGCTTGTATTAAGGTGGGCGACCACCGGGAGATTCCCATGGTGGCCAAGAGTAAATCTTGTGACATAAATTCAAATACACACACTGAAGCACTGATGGTTAATGGCCATGTTGGAAATTCTCATGGTGCATCAAACAAAGTGTATGGACCCCTCGGATTCAAGCCAGTGTCATTCATTTCAAATTCAAA
- the LOC121381630 gene encoding uncharacterized protein LOC121381630, whose protein sequence is MISDRYPEESWIHAYTDGSSTNAVANGGAGIFIKLPSRNTLTAKVPTGTHSSNYNAETHALIQAATMIKDAKEDCQQVVFLTDALSVLQALQGEKLPHLNEAMQEVAKERRVALQWIPAHCGIPGNEEADRLAKLGANHVQPSNNISFSEKKTLIKAANRPRTEQDDYHLLSRLEQVTLLRLRTGHNRLNAHMFRKFKLAATPTCTCGLEDQTAEHILQACPIHQDLRQAEWPIETAIHTKLYGKRGELEKTAHFILQTGLLV, encoded by the coding sequence ATGATCAGTGACCGGTACCCAGAAGAATCTTGGATCCATGCATACACTGATGGTTCGTCAACAAATGCTGTGGCCAATGGAGGGGCAGGCATATTTATCAAGCTCCCTTCAAGAAATACCCTAACTGCAAAAGTACCAACCGGCACCCACAGTTCCAACTACAATGCAGAAACCCATGCACTTATTCAGGCTGCTACAATGATCAAGGATGCAAAAGAAGACTGTCAACAAGTTGTCTTCCTCACAGATGCTCTCTCAGTCCTACAAGCCTTGCAAGGGGAAAAACTTCCTCACCTGAATGAAGCCATGCAAGAGGTAGCAAAGGAAAGACGAGTAGCTCTACAGTGGATCCCAGCACATTGTGGGATTCCAGGAAATGAGGAAGCAGACAGGCTAGCCAAGCTAGGAGCTAATCATGTACAGCCCAGCAACAACATTAGCTTCTCAGAGAAGAAAACCTTGATAAAGGCAGCCAACAGACCCAGGACAGAACAAGATGATTACCACCTTCTCAGTCGCTTGGAACAAGTAACTCTGTTGAGACTCCGGACAGGCCACAACCGACTGAATGCTCACATGTTCAGAAAGTTTAAACTTGCAGCAACACCAACCTGCACTTGTGGCCTGGAAGACCAAACAGCAGAACACATCTTACAGGCGTGTCCAATTCATCAAGACCTGAGACAAGCTGAGTGGCCAATCGAAACTGCCATACACACCAAACTCTATGGAAAGAGAGGCGAACTGGAAAAAACAGCTCATTTTATCTTACAGACTGGACTATTGGTCTAA